A single region of the Nocardioides aquaticus genome encodes:
- a CDS encoding electron transfer flavoprotein subunit beta/FixA family protein, producing MKHVPDATADRRFESDNTVDRVGVDGLLSELDEYAVEQALQLKEKSEDPASTTVTALCVGPEKAVDAVRKALQMGCDQGIHVSDEAVAGSDYIATSLVLAKAVEKAGEENPVDLVMCGMASTDASGSVVPAMLAERMGLPQVTLASVVETQGDQVRVKRDGDTSTEVIGATMPLVLSVTDQTSEARYPSFKGIMAAKKKPMQTWSLADIGVDPSLVGLSVAWSEVDETTERPPRSQGEIVKDEDGSGAPALAGFLASKKFI from the coding sequence GTGAAGCACGTCCCCGACGCCACCGCCGACCGGCGCTTCGAGTCCGACAACACCGTGGACCGCGTCGGTGTGGACGGTCTGCTGTCCGAGCTCGACGAGTACGCCGTCGAGCAGGCGCTGCAGCTCAAGGAGAAGTCCGAGGACCCCGCGTCCACCACCGTCACCGCGCTGTGCGTCGGCCCCGAGAAGGCCGTCGACGCCGTGCGCAAGGCCCTGCAGATGGGCTGTGACCAAGGCATCCACGTCTCCGACGAGGCCGTGGCCGGCTCCGACTACATCGCCACCTCGCTGGTGCTGGCCAAGGCTGTCGAGAAGGCCGGCGAGGAGAACCCCGTCGACCTCGTCATGTGCGGGATGGCCTCCACCGACGCCTCCGGCAGCGTGGTCCCGGCCATGCTCGCCGAGCGGATGGGCCTGCCGCAGGTCACGCTCGCCTCCGTGGTCGAGACCCAGGGCGACCAGGTCCGGGTCAAGCGCGACGGCGACACCTCCACCGAGGTCATCGGCGCCACCATGCCGCTCGTGCTGTCGGTGACCGACCAGACCAGCGAGGCCCGCTACCCGTCCTTCAAGGGCATCATGGCGGCCAAGAAGAAGCCCATGCAGACCTGGTCGCTGGCCGACATCGGGGTCGACCCGTCGCTGGTCGGGCTCTCGGTCGCCTGGAGCGAGGTCGACGAGACCACCGAGCGCCCGCCGCGCTCGCAGGGCGAGATCGTCAAGGACGAGGACGGCTCCGGCGCTCCCGCGCTGGCCGGCTTCC